The Sphingomicrobium sp. genome has a window encoding:
- a CDS encoding alpha/beta hydrolase, which produces MNSSRNADDGLLPEQCAPQHERAPRPLPLFLELVREVSARDPQLGADALAGLRAYERAPGHQRATPRPEVARVGGASLRDHGGDGPPAVLVPSLINPPRILDLDQQVSLADAVAGMGRRALLLDWGPARERAGLTVAGHVEELLLPMLAQAGEPAALVGYCLGGTMAIAAANLTNVERLATIAAPWTFAAYPDPSKAALQDMWRHSQAAARQLGALPMEVLQAAFWSLDPERTVGKFAQFAKLAPGSAEARRFVELEEWANEGEPLPYRAAEELIAELFGRDLTGSGEWNVGGRLVTDRIGVPQLHLTADHDRIAPAVTAPSGDKVGIASGHVGMIVGSARAALHRELKAFLAPCR; this is translated from the coding sequence ATGAACAGCTCCCGAAACGCGGATGACGGCTTACTACCGGAGCAGTGTGCGCCGCAACATGAACGCGCACCGCGTCCGCTGCCGCTGTTCCTCGAGCTGGTGCGCGAGGTCTCGGCGCGCGATCCGCAGCTCGGCGCCGATGCGCTCGCCGGGCTTCGAGCTTACGAACGGGCGCCGGGCCACCAACGCGCAACGCCCAGGCCGGAAGTTGCACGGGTCGGCGGTGCTTCGCTCCGCGATCATGGCGGCGACGGTCCGCCGGCAGTGCTCGTCCCGTCGCTGATCAATCCGCCGCGCATTCTCGACCTCGATCAGCAGGTGTCGCTCGCGGATGCCGTAGCAGGCATGGGCCGGCGCGCACTGCTCCTCGACTGGGGCCCGGCGCGCGAACGGGCGGGCCTGACCGTCGCGGGCCACGTCGAGGAGCTGCTGCTGCCCATGCTCGCGCAAGCTGGCGAGCCTGCAGCGCTGGTCGGCTATTGCCTTGGCGGGACGATGGCCATTGCCGCCGCAAACCTGACCAATGTCGAGCGCCTCGCGACGATCGCCGCGCCGTGGACGTTCGCCGCTTACCCAGATCCCTCGAAGGCCGCGCTGCAAGACATGTGGCGACACTCGCAAGCAGCCGCGCGGCAGCTCGGCGCCTTGCCCATGGAGGTCTTGCAGGCCGCCTTCTGGTCGCTCGATCCGGAACGCACGGTCGGCAAGTTCGCGCAGTTCGCCAAGCTCGCGCCCGGCAGTGCCGAGGCTCGGCGCTTCGTCGAACTGGAGGAATGGGCGAACGAGGGCGAACCGCTGCCCTACCGAGCCGCCGAAGAACTGATTGCGGAGCTGTTCGGCCGCGATCTGACTGGGTCCGGCGAGTGGAACGTCGGCGGCAGGCTGGTGACCGACAGGATCGGCGTTCCTCAACTCCATCTCACCGCAGACCACGACCGCATCGCGCCAGCTGTCACAGCCCCGAGCGGCGACAAGGTCGGCATAGCGTCCGGCCACGTCGGCATGATCGTGGGTTCGGCGCGTGCAGCGCTACATCGTGAACTTAAGGCTTTCCTCGCGCCTTGCCGCTGA
- the phaR gene encoding polyhydroxyalkanoate synthesis repressor PhaR: MAKSSGKVTIKKYANRRLYDTESSAYITLDRLAHMVREGREFEVVDAKTGEDITRQVLTQIIVDEEARGSTMLPINFLKQLIGLYGNSMQSFVPQYLEAAMEAFQRNQSAARDAFGGNMFAEIAKRNMAMFEDAAQALSGKAKPEAKSAGSDVDQLKAELAALQAKVDKLSR, translated from the coding sequence ATGGCGAAGTCTTCGGGCAAGGTGACGATCAAGAAGTACGCGAACCGGCGGCTTTATGACACCGAAAGCTCCGCATACATCACGCTCGACCGCCTCGCGCACATGGTGCGTGAAGGCCGGGAGTTCGAAGTTGTCGATGCGAAGACAGGCGAGGACATCACCCGCCAGGTGCTGACGCAGATCATCGTCGATGAAGAAGCGCGCGGTTCGACCATGCTTCCGATCAACTTCCTGAAGCAGCTGATCGGGCTGTACGGAAACTCGATGCAGAGCTTCGTGCCGCAATATCTCGAGGCAGCGATGGAGGCTTTCCAGCGCAACCAGTCGGCGGCGCGCGATGCGTTCGGCGGCAATATGTTTGCCGAGATCGCGAAGCGGAACATGGCGATGTTCGAGGATGCGGCGCAGGCGCTGTCGGGCAAGGCGAAGCCGGAGGCAAAATCGGCCGGCAGTGATGTCGACCAGCTGAAGGCCGAACTCGCGGCCTTGCAAGCCAAGGTCGACAAGCTAAGCCGCTGA